From a single Burkholderiales bacterium genomic region:
- a CDS encoding type II toxin-antitoxin system PemK/MazF family toxin, translated as MVSRGDVWWAALPDPVASEPAYERPVVIIQSDTFNRSRIQTVIVVALTSNLRLAEAPGNVRLSAKKTRLPKDSVANVSQIVTLDKAFLTDRCGRLDTATMLRIDDGVRLVLSL; from the coding sequence ATGGTGAGCCGGGGCGACGTCTGGTGGGCAGCCCTGCCCGATCCAGTCGCATCCGAGCCCGCTTACGAAAGGCCGGTCGTCATCATCCAGTCCGACACATTCAATCGCAGCCGCATTCAAACGGTAATCGTCGTAGCACTCACCTCCAATCTCCGTCTCGCCGAAGCGCCCGGGAATGTGCGGCTGTCGGCGAAAAAAACCCGGCTGCCCAAGGACTCTGTCGCTAACGTGTCGCAGATCGTCACACTCGACAAAGCGTTTCTGACTGATCGATGTGGACGCCTGGATACTGCAACCATGCTTCGGATCGACGACGGCGTTCGATTGGTTCTATCCTTGTAA
- a CDS encoding lipocalin family protein, translated as MRFLRSKLQTTALILASALALTGCSWQSVRPEQALDGAGGGAVSFVNRVWQVENSSGVAPGTLYVFLSEGTLLITSANSTPLLGTWKYEGGELTMVEEGRPYKTDILQLSADEFRIRSNNPGEPVEVRLVPAKPDALRCRKSVRLTDRLRTAGHGS; from the coding sequence ATGCGCTTTCTCAGAAGCAAGTTGCAAACGACCGCTTTAATTCTCGCTTCCGCACTTGCTCTCACCGGCTGCTCGTGGCAAAGCGTGCGACCCGAACAGGCTCTTGACGGCGCCGGAGGCGGCGCCGTCAGCTTCGTCAATCGCGTGTGGCAGGTGGAGAATTCATCCGGTGTCGCGCCTGGGACGCTGTATGTGTTTCTGTCGGAGGGGACGCTGCTCATTACTTCCGCCAATAGCACGCCGCTGCTCGGGACATGGAAGTACGAGGGCGGAGAGTTAACCATGGTCGAAGAGGGCCGCCCTTACAAGACGGACATTCTCCAGTTGAGCGCAGACGAGTTCAGAATCAGAAGCAACAACCCGGGGGAACCGGTAGAGGTCAGGCTCGTCCCGGCCAAACCGGACGCCCTGCGTTGCCGAAAGAGCGTGCGCTTAACCGATCGACTTCGTACCGCCGGCCACGGAAGCTAG